In the genome of Triticum urartu cultivar G1812 chromosome 5, Tu2.1, whole genome shotgun sequence, one region contains:
- the LOC125555406 gene encoding glucan endo-1,3-beta-glucosidase 5, whose protein sequence is MGWSALLLLWLLALAFRADALAANWGTRALHPLPGDVTVQLLKDNGFDKVKLFEADPAALKALGHSGIQVMLGLPNELLATVARDVAAAEQWVQRNVSHYVSDYGVDIRFVAVGNEPFLKSYKGQFEAATLPAVRNVQAALVKAGLARQVRVTVPLNADVYESLDGRPSSGDFRPDITTLMTSLVRFLLDSGGVLAINIYPFLSMDADANFPRDYAFFPAPGAPPSQASVQDGNVLYTNVFDANYDTLVAALEKHGLGNITVVVGEIGWPTDGDANANAAGAQKFNQGLFDRIVAGKGTPRRPQMPDVYVFALLDEDAKSVDPGNFERHWGVFNYDGSPKYALRLAGGKGIVPAKGVRYLSKQWCVLRPDASPTDPAIVGAVGYACQYADCTSLSPGSSCGGLDVRGNVSYAFNQFFQSASQQKGSCGFNNLSVVTTTDPSRGTCRFKIMIDTGRHDLTHQDDSGAARAAAAWGAVVAVLALLAIVAL, encoded by the exons ATGGGGTGGTCGGCGCTGCTGCTGCTGTGGCTGCTCGCTCTGGCGTTCAGGGCGGACGCGCTGGCGGCCAACTGGGGCACGCGCGCGCTGCACCCGCTCCCCGGCGACGTCACCGTGCAGCTGCTCAAGGACAACGGCTTCGACAAGGTGAAGCTCTTCGAGGCCGACCCGGCCGCGCTCAAGGCGCTGGGCCACTCCGGCATCCAGGTCATGCTCGGCCTCCCCAACGAGCTCCTCGCCACCGTCGCCCGGGACGTCGCCGCCGCCGAGCAGTGGGTGCAGCGCAACGTCTCCCACTACGTCTCCGACTACGGCGTCGACATCCG GTTCGTGGCCGTTGGCAACGAGCCGTTCCTCAAGTCGTACAAGGGCCAGTTCGAGGCGGCCACGCTCCCGGCGGTGCGCAACGTGCAGGCGGCGCTCGTCAAGGCCGGCCTGGCCCGCCAGGTGCGCGTCACCGTGCCCCTCAACGCCGACGTCTACGAGTCGCTCGACGGCCGCCCCTCCTCGGGCGACTTCCGCCCGGACATCACGACCCTCATGACCAGCCTCGTTCGCTTCCTGCTCGACAGCGGCGGCGTGCTGGCCATCAACATCTACCCCTTCCTCTCCATGGACGCCGACGCCAACTTCCCGCGCGACTACGCCTTCTTCCCGGCCCCCGGCGCGCCCCCCTCCCAGGCCAGCGTGCAGGACGGCAACGTGCTCTACACCAACGTcttcgacgccaactacgacacCCTCGTCGCCGCGCTCGAGAAGCACGGCCTCGGGAACATCACCGTCGTGGTGGGCGAGATCGGATGGCCCACCGACGGCGACGCCAACGCCAACGCCGCCGGAGCGCAGAAGTTCAACCAGGGCCTCTTCGACCGCATCGTCGCCGGCAAGGGCACCCCGCGTCGGCCCCAGATGCCCGACGTCTACGTGTTCGCGCTGCTGGACGAGGACGCCAAGAGCGTCGACCCCGGCAACTTCGAGCGCCACTGGGGCGTCTTCAACTACGACGGCTCGCCCAAGTACGCGCTCCGCCTCGCCGGCGGCAAGGGCATCGTGCCGGCCAAGGGCGTCAGGTACCTCTCCAAGCAGTGGTGCGTGCTCCGCCCCGACGCCAGCCCCACCGACCCGGCCATCGTCGGCGCCGTCGGGTACGCGTGCCAGTACGCCGACTGCACCAGCCTCAGCCCCGGCTCCTCCTGCGGCGGCCTCGACGTCCGGGGCAACGTCTCCTACGCCTTCAACCAGTTCTTCCAGTCCGCCAGCCAGCAGAAGGGCTCCTGCGGCTTCAACAACCTCTCCGTGGTCACCACCACCGACCCGTCGCGGGGGACCTGCCGCTTCAAGATCATGATCGACACCGGCCGGCACGACCTCACCCACCAGGACGACTCCGGCGCCGCCAGGGCCGCCGCCGCGTGGGGCGCCGTCGTCGCCGTGCTCGCATTGCTCGCCATCGTCGCACTCTga